Proteins found in one Panthera tigris isolate Pti1 chromosome B3, P.tigris_Pti1_mat1.1, whole genome shotgun sequence genomic segment:
- the GPR68 gene encoding ovarian cancer G-protein coupled receptor 1, whose product MGNVTENSSLSCPIDHTIHQTLAPVVYVAVLVVGFPANCLSLYFGYLQIKARNELGVYLCNLTVADLFYICSLPFWLQYVLQHDNWSHGDLSCQLCGILLYENIYISVGFLCCISIDRYLAVAHPFRFHQFRTLKAAVGVSALIWAKELLTSVYFLRHQEVVEDDKRHRVCFEHYPLEPWQRGINYYRFLVGFLFPLCLLLASYRGILRAVRRSHGTQKSRKDQIQRLVFSTVVIFLACFLPYHTLLLVRSLWEASCQFARAVFNAYHFALLLTSFNCVADPVLYCFVSESTHRDLGRLRGACLAFLACARTGRAREAYPSGTPDASGKSDEPELLTRLHSTFQTPNSPGAGGTPAGGLA is encoded by the coding sequence ATGGGGAACGTCACCGAGAACTCGTCGCTGAGCTGTCCCATCGACCACACCATCCACCAGACTCTGGCCCCGGTGGTCTACGTGGCGGTGCTGGTGGTGGGCTTCCCGGCCAACTGCCTGTCCCTCTACTTCGGCTACCTGCAGATCAAGGCCCGGAACGAGCTGGGCGTGTACCTGTGCAACCTGACGGTGGCCGACCTCTTCTACATCTGCTCGCTCCCCTTCTGGCTGCAGTACGTGCTGCAGCACGACAACTGGTCGCACGGAGACCTGTCCTGCCAGCTGTGCGGCATCCTCCTCTACGAGAACATCTACATCAGCGTGGGCTTCCTGTGCTGCATCTCCATCGACCGCTACCTGGCCGTGGCCCACCCCTTCCGCTTCCACCAGTTCCGCACCCTGAAGGCGGCCGTGGGCGTCAGCGCGCTCATCTGGGCCAAGGAGCTGCTGACCAGCGTCTACTTCCTCAGGCACCAGGAGGTGGTGGAGGACGACAAGCGGCACCGCGTCTGCTTCGAGCACTACCCGCTGGAGCCGTGGCAGCGCGGCATCAACTACTACCGCTTCCTGGTGGGCTTCCTCTTCCCGCTGTGCCTGCTGCTGGCCTCCTACCGGGGCATCCTGCGGGCCGTGCGCCGCAGCCACGGCACCCAGAAGAGCCGCAAGGACCAGATCCAGCGGCTCGTGTTCAGCACGGTGGTCATCTTCCTGGCCTGCTTCCTGCCCTACCACACCCTGCTGCTGGTGCGCAGCCTCTGGGAGGCCAGCTGCCAGTTCGCCAGGGCCGTCTTCAACGCCTACCACTTCGCCCTGCTCCTCACCAGCTTCAACTGCGTGGCCGACCCCGTGCTGTACTGCTTCGTCAGCGAGTCCACCCACAGGGACCTGGGCCGCCTGCGCGGGGCCTGCCTGGCCTTCCTCGCCTGCGCCAGGACCGGCCGGGCCAGGGAGGCCTACCCGTCGGGCACCCCCGACGCCTCGGGGAAGAGCGATGAGCCCGAGTTGCTGACCAGGCTCCACTCGACCTTCCAGACCCCGAACTCGCCTGGAGCGGGCGGGACCCCCGCGGGCGGCTTGGCCTAG